The following proteins are encoded in a genomic region of Synechococcus sp. CBW1002:
- the larE gene encoding ATP-dependent sacrificial sulfur transferase LarE, with amino-acid sequence MAHPRIEHLPEPLERGLERLRQHLAGFESVVVAYSGGVDSTLVAAIAAEQLGEGALAITGVSPALAPHLREEAQLQAAWLGLRHREIPTAELNDPAYSSNPERRCYACKRELHSLLAPLAAAAGGAPVLDGVNLDDLGDHRPGIDAAREHGVGSPLADLGLDKQAVRRISRALGFPWWDKPAQPCLASRFPYGEPITTTRLQRVAAAEDWLRQRGLRDLRVRSQGETARIELPAAQLPELLARLADGGSSAGFRQELVEALLGLGFTAVSLDLEGLVSGKLNRGLDHDVNSRP; translated from the coding sequence ATGGCCCATCCCCGGATCGAGCATCTGCCGGAGCCTCTGGAGCGAGGCCTGGAACGGCTGCGGCAGCACCTGGCCGGATTCGAGTCGGTGGTGGTGGCGTATTCCGGTGGTGTGGACAGCACCCTGGTGGCGGCGATCGCGGCAGAGCAACTGGGCGAGGGCGCCCTGGCAATCACCGGTGTCTCGCCGGCCCTGGCGCCCCATCTGCGCGAGGAGGCCCAGCTGCAGGCGGCCTGGCTGGGCCTGCGGCACCGGGAGATTCCCACCGCCGAGCTGAACGATCCTGCCTACAGCAGCAATCCGGAACGGCGCTGCTACGCCTGCAAACGCGAGCTGCACAGCCTGCTGGCGCCGTTGGCCGCCGCTGCCGGCGGGGCGCCCGTGCTCGATGGCGTGAACCTCGACGATCTCGGTGACCACCGCCCCGGCATCGACGCGGCCCGTGAGCACGGGGTGGGTTCTCCCCTGGCCGATCTCGGCCTCGACAAGCAGGCGGTGCGTCGCATCTCCCGCGCGCTTGGGTTCCCGTGGTGGGACAAGCCGGCCCAGCCCTGTCTGGCGTCGCGGTTTCCCTATGGCGAGCCGATCACGACCACACGGTTGCAGCGGGTGGCCGCGGCCGAGGACTGGTTACGCCAGCGGGGGCTGCGGGATCTGCGGGTACGCAGCCAGGGCGAAACGGCGCGGATCGAGCTGCCCGCCGCCCAACTGCCGGAGCTGCTGGCGCGGCTGGCCGATGGTGGTAGTTCCGCTGGTTTCCGACAGGAGCTGGTGGAGGCTCTGCTGGGCCTGGGCTTCACGGCGGTGAGCCTGGACCTGGAAGGCTTGGTGAGCGGCAAGCTCAACCGAGGACTCGATCACGACGTCAACAGCCGCCCCTGA
- a CDS encoding cob(I)yrinic acid a,c-diamide adenosyltransferase, whose amino-acid sequence MSPPASSTQTPQRGTGRGIGIRTAAGSDERAHGQLHVYDGDGKGKSQAALGVVLRTIGLGICEQKRTRVLLLRFLKGPGRAYDEDSAIEALQQGFPHLIDQVRTGRGEFFTAEEATRFDRQEAQRGWDIARGAIASNLYSVVVLDELNPVLDLGLLDTDEVVRTLSAKPAGMEVIATGRGAPGALVQLADLHSEMRAHRRPDDADGEPGQAQGLEGIEIYTGEGKGKSTSALGKALQAIGRGISQDKSHRVLILQWLKGGSGYTEDSAIAALRESYPHLVDHLRSGRDAIVWRGQQQPIDYVEAERAWEIARAAIASGLYKTVILDEINPTVDLELLPVEPIVQTLLRKPAETEVILTGRCKNLPAYFDLASVHSEMVCHKHYAERGVDLKRGVDY is encoded by the coding sequence ATGTCTCCCCCCGCCAGCAGCACCCAGACGCCGCAACGGGGCACCGGCCGCGGCATCGGCATCCGTACGGCGGCCGGCAGTGACGAACGCGCCCATGGCCAGCTGCACGTCTACGACGGCGATGGCAAAGGCAAGAGCCAGGCGGCCCTGGGCGTGGTGCTGCGCACGATCGGGCTGGGCATCTGTGAGCAGAAGCGCACCCGGGTGTTGCTGCTCCGTTTTCTCAAGGGTCCGGGTCGGGCCTACGACGAGGATTCCGCCATCGAGGCGCTCCAGCAGGGCTTTCCCCATCTGATCGACCAGGTGCGCACCGGCCGCGGCGAATTCTTCACTGCAGAGGAAGCGACCCGCTTCGATCGCCAGGAAGCCCAGCGGGGCTGGGACATCGCCAGAGGTGCGATTGCCAGCAACCTTTATTCGGTGGTGGTGCTGGACGAACTCAATCCGGTCCTGGACCTGGGCCTGCTCGACACCGACGAGGTGGTGCGGACCCTGTCGGCCAAACCGGCTGGCATGGAGGTGATCGCCACCGGGCGGGGAGCACCCGGCGCCTTGGTGCAGCTGGCTGACCTCCATTCCGAGATGCGCGCCCATCGCCGCCCCGATGACGCCGATGGGGAGCCGGGTCAGGCCCAGGGCCTCGAAGGCATCGAGATCTACACCGGGGAGGGCAAGGGCAAATCCACCAGTGCCCTGGGCAAAGCCCTGCAGGCGATCGGCCGGGGCATCAGCCAGGACAAGAGCCACCGGGTGCTGATCCTGCAGTGGCTCAAGGGGGGCAGCGGCTACACCGAAGATTCCGCGATCGCGGCGCTGCGCGAGAGCTATCCCCACCTGGTGGATCACCTCCGCTCCGGCCGTGACGCAATTGTCTGGCGGGGCCAGCAGCAGCCGATCGACTACGTGGAGGCCGAGCGGGCCTGGGAGATCGCCCGCGCCGCCATCGCCAGTGGGCTCTACAAAACCGTGATTCTCGACGAGATCAACCCCACGGTCGATCTGGAGTTGCTGCCGGTGGAGCCGATCGTGCAGACCCTGCTGCGCAAGCCCGCCGAAACCGAGGTGATCCTCACGGGTCGCTGCAAGAACCTGCCGGCCTACTTCGACCTGGCCAGCGTCCACTCCGAGATGGTGTGCCACAAGCACTACGCCGAACGCGGTGTCGACCTCAAGCGCGGCGTGGATTACTGA
- a CDS encoding N-acetyltransferase — protein sequence MLDSLLIPFRSQPAAPRLREGYRLLQDPIPSPEELNRLMGACGEQPRASQRWLQAIERSAWHLAVRGPDGRLVGFVRSTSDQALNANLWDLLADPQDPDPTEILAALLHGALTRLRRELGGCSVSLSAPPEAILPLEALGFLVDPGGIRAMGLSLGSPGGNR from the coding sequence GTGCTGGACTCCCTGTTGATTCCGTTCCGCAGTCAACCCGCCGCACCCCGGCTTCGGGAGGGCTACCGCCTGCTGCAGGATCCGATCCCCTCGCCGGAAGAACTGAACCGGTTGATGGGCGCCTGCGGCGAGCAGCCCCGGGCCAGCCAACGCTGGCTGCAGGCGATCGAACGCAGCGCCTGGCACCTGGCTGTGCGCGGACCCGATGGACGGTTGGTGGGATTCGTGCGCTCCACCAGTGATCAGGCCCTCAATGCCAATCTCTGGGATCTGCTGGCCGATCCCCAGGACCCCGACCCGACCGAGATCCTGGCGGCGCTGCTGCATGGGGCCCTCACGCGCCTGCGGCGGGAACTGGGCGGCTGCAGCGTGTCCCTGTCCGCCCCTCCTGAGGCGATCCTGCCGCTGGAAGCGCTGGGGTTTCTGGTCGATCCCGGCGGGATCCGCGCCATGGGCCTGTCGCTGGGCTCTCCCGGGGGAAACCGCTGA
- the speD gene encoding adenosylmethionine decarboxylase has product MNQSLPCLHPNPGWTGAHSTTPTTLQSVSGTSTTDTVGKHCILELYDCTSAKLNDEAFLRTAITTAAKRAGATLLNLITHHFDPQGVTGLALLAESHISIHTWPESGYAAVDVFTCGDHTMPELACAVLCEELEARTHKLTSFRRETPECIAGADRDPILAAA; this is encoded by the coding sequence ATGAACCAGAGCCTGCCCTGCCTCCACCCCAACCCGGGATGGACTGGTGCTCACTCCACCACCCCCACCACCCTGCAGAGCGTGAGTGGGACCAGTACCACCGATACGGTGGGTAAACACTGCATCCTTGAGCTCTACGACTGCACGTCTGCCAAGCTCAACGACGAAGCCTTTCTCAGGACCGCCATCACCACAGCAGCGAAACGTGCTGGCGCCACCCTGCTCAATCTGATCACCCATCATTTCGATCCCCAGGGGGTCACCGGGCTTGCCCTGCTGGCCGAATCGCACATCTCGATTCACACCTGGCCCGAATCCGGGTACGCGGCTGTGGATGTGTTCACCTGCGGTGACCACACCATGCCCGAGCTGGCCTGTGCGGTGCTCTGTGAAGAACTGGAGGCCCGAACGCACAAGCTCACCAGCTTTCGACGCGAAACACCGGAGTGCATCGCCGGGGCAGATCGGGATCCGATCCTGGCGGCCGCCTGA
- the ppc gene encoding phosphoenolpyruvate carboxylase: MIMTRSAMPFIPMRESLATSTEPKPLVSQLLGERLELVEDLWETVLRSECPPEQADRLVQLKQLSATDPLEGGATILPNATSTDAIVQLIRSMDLSEAIAAARAFSLYFQLVNILEQHIEEDSYLESLKLQPEPPSTDPFLPPLASQTEPATFRELFQRLRNLNVPPAQIENLLRELDIRLVFTAHPTEIVRHTVRHKQRKVAALIQQLQRSSLANIEDDQRIRLQLEEEIRLWWRTDELHQFKPSVLDEVDYALHYFQQVLFDAMPQLRQRLRTALSGSYPDVLSPRDAFCSFGSWVGSDRDGNPSVTPEITWRTACYQRQLMLERYIHSVGKLRDQLSISMQWSQVSPALLESLEMDRLRFPEIYEERAARYRLEPYRLKLSYTLERLQLTRQRNQQLVDAGWESPCDGHSGLPSAIIGDGSGVGNLASPPPPELHYGSVDEFRADLELVRDSLESTGLGCEALESLLSQVHIFAFCLASLDIRQESTRHSDALDEVSRYLQLPVPYGEMDEEQRVSWLLTELKTRRPLVSPAVRWSDATHETLAVFRMLQRLQQEFGARICRTYVISMSHTVSDLLEVLLLAKEAGLVDPLAPHSSLLVVPLFETVEDLQRAPAVMERLFCEPFYRALIASGEEGGPPLQEVMLGYSDSNKDSGFLSSNWEIHKAQIALEELASQHGVALRLFHGRGGSVGRGGGPAYQAILAQPSGTLKGRIKITEQGEVLASKYSLPELALYNLETMTTAVLQNSLVSAPVDDTPSWNELMARLAARSRDHYRALVHDNPDLVAFFQQVTPIEEISKLQISSRPARRKSGAKDLSSLRAIPWVFGWTQSRFLLPSWFGVGAALEEELHRDPGQLELLRLLHQRWPFFRMLISKVEMTLSKVDIDLAHHYVQALGREENRDAFERIFQTIAAEFQRTRDLVLRIAGQERLLDSDPALQLSVDLRNRTIVPLGYLQVALLRRLRDQNRQPPMSEATAAGQDGRTYSRSELLRGALLTINGIAAGMRNTG; this comes from the coding sequence ATGATCATGACCCGTTCCGCCATGCCGTTCATCCCGATGCGGGAGTCGCTTGCCACCAGCACCGAGCCCAAGCCTCTGGTGAGCCAGCTGCTCGGCGAACGACTGGAGCTGGTGGAGGACCTGTGGGAAACGGTGCTCCGCAGCGAATGTCCACCGGAGCAGGCAGATCGGCTGGTGCAGCTGAAACAGCTCAGTGCCACCGATCCTCTCGAAGGCGGCGCCACAATCCTGCCGAACGCCACCTCGACCGACGCGATCGTGCAGCTGATCCGCAGCATGGATCTCTCCGAGGCGATCGCGGCCGCGAGAGCCTTCTCGCTGTACTTCCAGCTGGTGAACATCCTCGAGCAGCACATCGAGGAAGACAGTTATCTCGAGAGCCTCAAGCTTCAGCCCGAACCGCCCAGCACCGATCCGTTTCTGCCGCCTCTGGCCAGCCAGACCGAACCGGCCACCTTCCGGGAGCTGTTCCAACGCCTGCGCAACCTCAACGTTCCGCCGGCCCAGATCGAGAACCTGCTGCGGGAGCTGGATATTCGCCTGGTGTTCACGGCCCACCCCACCGAGATCGTGCGCCACACCGTGCGCCATAAGCAGCGGAAGGTCGCGGCCTTGATCCAGCAACTGCAGCGCAGCAGCCTGGCCAACATCGAAGATGACCAGCGCATCCGCCTGCAGCTGGAAGAAGAGATCCGGCTGTGGTGGCGTACCGACGAACTGCACCAGTTCAAACCCTCGGTTCTCGATGAGGTGGATTACGCCCTGCATTACTTCCAGCAGGTGCTGTTCGATGCCATGCCCCAGCTGCGCCAGCGCCTGCGGACGGCCCTGAGCGGCAGTTACCCCGACGTGCTTTCGCCCCGCGATGCCTTCTGCAGCTTCGGCTCCTGGGTGGGCTCCGATCGGGACGGCAATCCTTCGGTGACACCGGAGATCACCTGGCGCACAGCCTGTTATCAGCGTCAGCTGATGCTGGAGCGCTATATCCACTCCGTGGGCAAGCTGCGCGATCAGCTGAGCATTTCGATGCAGTGGAGTCAGGTGAGCCCAGCCCTGCTGGAATCCCTGGAAATGGATCGGCTGCGTTTCCCGGAGATCTATGAGGAGCGGGCGGCACGCTACCGGCTGGAGCCCTACCGACTGAAGCTGAGCTACACGCTGGAGCGGCTCCAGCTCACCCGTCAGCGCAACCAGCAGCTGGTGGATGCCGGCTGGGAATCCCCCTGTGACGGCCACTCGGGCCTGCCGTCGGCCATTATCGGTGATGGCAGCGGGGTCGGCAACCTCGCCTCCCCGCCGCCACCGGAACTGCACTACGGCTCGGTCGACGAATTCCGGGCTGACCTTGAACTGGTGCGCGACAGCCTCGAGAGCACCGGACTGGGTTGCGAAGCCCTGGAGAGCCTGCTCAGCCAGGTGCACATCTTCGCCTTCTGCCTGGCCAGCCTGGACATCCGCCAGGAGAGCACCCGTCACAGCGATGCGCTCGACGAGGTCAGCCGCTATCTGCAGCTGCCCGTGCCCTACGGCGAGATGGATGAGGAGCAGCGGGTGAGCTGGCTGCTGACCGAACTCAAGACCCGTCGGCCGCTGGTGTCTCCGGCGGTGCGCTGGAGCGATGCCACCCACGAGACTCTGGCGGTCTTCCGGATGCTGCAGCGCCTGCAGCAGGAATTCGGCGCCCGCATCTGTCGCACCTACGTGATCTCGATGAGCCACACGGTGTCGGATCTGCTGGAGGTGCTGCTGCTGGCCAAGGAAGCGGGCCTGGTGGATCCGCTGGCGCCCCACTCTTCGCTGCTGGTGGTGCCCCTGTTCGAAACGGTGGAAGACCTGCAGCGGGCTCCGGCGGTGATGGAGCGCCTGTTCTGCGAACCCTTCTACCGGGCCCTGATCGCCTCGGGGGAAGAGGGCGGCCCACCGCTTCAGGAAGTGATGCTGGGCTATTCCGACAGCAACAAGGATTCCGGTTTCCTGTCCAGCAACTGGGAAATCCACAAGGCCCAGATCGCCCTGGAAGAGCTGGCCAGCCAGCACGGGGTGGCGCTGCGCCTGTTCCACGGCCGCGGTGGATCGGTGGGTCGCGGTGGCGGACCGGCCTATCAGGCGATCCTGGCCCAGCCCAGTGGCACCTTGAAGGGCCGGATCAAGATCACCGAACAGGGGGAAGTGCTCGCCTCCAAGTACTCGCTGCCGGAGCTGGCCCTCTACAACCTCGAAACCATGACCACGGCTGTGCTGCAGAACAGCCTGGTCAGTGCACCGGTGGATGACACCCCCAGCTGGAATGAGCTGATGGCGCGGCTCGCCGCCCGCTCCCGCGATCACTACCGCGCCCTGGTTCACGACAACCCCGATCTGGTGGCCTTCTTCCAGCAGGTCACCCCGATCGAGGAAATCAGCAAGCTGCAGATCTCCAGCCGGCCGGCCCGGCGCAAGAGCGGCGCCAAGGACCTCTCCAGCCTGCGGGCCATTCCCTGGGTGTTCGGCTGGACCCAGAGCCGCTTCCTGCTGCCCAGCTGGTTCGGCGTGGGTGCAGCCCTGGAGGAGGAGTTGCACCGGGATCCCGGCCAACTGGAACTGCTGCGGCTGCTGCACCAGCGCTGGCCGTTCTTCCGCATGCTGATCTCCAAGGTGGAGATGACCCTCTCCAAGGTGGACATCGATCTCGCCCACCACTACGTGCAGGCCTTGGGGCGGGAGGAAAACCGCGACGCCTTCGAGCGCATCTTCCAGACGATCGCCGCCGAGTTTCAGCGCACCCGTGACCTGGTGCTGCGCATCGCCGGGCAGGAGCGCCTGCTCGACAGTGATCCGGCCCTTCAGCTGTCGGTGGATCTGCGCAATCGCACGATCGTGCCGCTCGGATACCTGCAGGTGGCCCTGCTGCGGCGCCTGCGGGATCAGAATCGTCAACCACCGATGAGCGAAGCCACGGCCGCCGGCCAGGACGGGCGGACCTACAGCCGCAGCGAGCTGCTGCGCGGCGCCCTGCTCACGATCAACGGCATTGCCGCCGGCATGCGCAACACCGGTTGA
- a CDS encoding IS1595 family transposase, with protein sequence MAVNRIQFQPGMSVPQFMDLYGTEEKCEAALEAARWPEGFRCPRCGQKEHGLVYGRRHKRYQCRQCRHQTTLTAGTVMEATKLPLTIWFLAFYLIGQAKSSTSSLALMRQLGVNYRTAWLMHNKIIQAMSEQEEACVLHGKVQLDDAYFGGECNGGKAGRGSENKVPIVAAVSLDEDGHPIHVKVSKVKAFSFVAIADWAQSSLAQGCEVISDGLACFRAVAEVGCIHHPTTVKGRHPKDLPEFRWINTVISNLKTSFSGTFHALRFDKYADRYLGAFSFRFNHRFKLEEMTDQVLQAVCLCTARPEHLLRSAELAT encoded by the coding sequence ATGGCCGTGAACCGAATCCAATTCCAGCCTGGAATGTCCGTGCCCCAGTTCATGGATCTCTACGGCACCGAGGAGAAATGCGAGGCTGCTCTAGAGGCAGCTCGCTGGCCGGAGGGATTCCGCTGTCCTCGATGCGGACAGAAGGAGCATGGCCTTGTCTATGGACGCCGCCACAAGCGGTATCAGTGTCGACAGTGCCGCCATCAGACAACGCTCACTGCTGGAACAGTCATGGAGGCCACGAAGTTGCCTCTCACGATCTGGTTCCTCGCCTTTTACCTAATTGGCCAGGCAAAGAGCAGTACGTCCTCCCTGGCTCTGATGCGGCAACTCGGGGTGAATTACCGCACGGCGTGGTTGATGCACAATAAAATCATCCAAGCGATGAGCGAGCAAGAGGAAGCATGCGTCCTACATGGAAAAGTGCAGCTGGATGATGCTTACTTTGGTGGTGAATGCAATGGTGGCAAGGCAGGTCGAGGATCGGAAAACAAGGTCCCAATCGTGGCAGCTGTCTCACTGGACGAGGACGGCCACCCCATTCATGTGAAGGTCTCGAAGGTCAAAGCCTTCTCCTTCGTGGCAATCGCAGACTGGGCCCAGAGCTCCTTGGCTCAAGGATGCGAGGTGATCTCCGATGGGCTGGCCTGCTTCCGTGCCGTGGCAGAGGTGGGCTGTATTCATCACCCCACGACAGTGAAGGGGCGGCATCCGAAGGATCTGCCTGAGTTCCGGTGGATCAACACCGTGATTAGTAACTTGAAAACCAGTTTCAGCGGAACGTTTCATGCCCTGCGCTTTGACAAGTACGCTGATCGCTACCTGGGCGCTTTCAGCTTCCGCTTCAATCACCGCTTCAAGCTGGAAGAGATGACCGATCAAGTGCTCCAGGCGGTCTGTCTCTGCACCGCACGACCCGAGCACCTCCTGAGGAGCGCGGAGCTTGCTACCTAA
- the recF gene encoding DNA replication/repair protein RecF → MRQFRNIEHLRLELHEPRLLVVGPNGEGKSNLLEAVELLCSLRSHRTGSDRDLIRHGHSLSQLQAMCSDGDQLQLELRQRGGRIASRNGKVLERQLDLPGRLRCVTFSALDLDLVRGEPALRRQWLDRVVLQLEPVYGDLLSRYGRLLRQRSQLLRRGGPVSQREDLLDAFDLQMAAIGTRLHRRRWRALRRLEPLAAAWQERLSGGRDQLRLAYRSGTVLEGEDAEAPWREAMVAQLLLQRSEELRLGQCLVGPQRDEIALLLGEQPARRYGSAGQQRTLVLALKLAELALVEEVVGAPPLLLLDDVLAELDPQRQRLLLEAVGEGHQCLVSATHVDGFGEGWRQAAQLVRLRGGSLGPEPKALTADKRDADSLGAESRP, encoded by the coding sequence CTGCGCCAGTTCCGCAACATCGAGCACCTCCGGCTGGAGCTACACGAGCCGCGCCTGCTGGTGGTGGGGCCCAACGGCGAAGGCAAGTCGAACCTGCTGGAGGCGGTGGAGCTGCTCTGCAGCCTTCGCTCCCACCGCACCGGCAGCGACCGCGACCTGATCCGCCACGGTCACAGCCTCAGCCAGCTGCAGGCGATGTGCTCCGACGGCGACCAGTTGCAGCTGGAGCTGAGGCAGCGGGGGGGACGGATCGCCAGTCGCAACGGCAAGGTGCTCGAGCGGCAGCTGGACCTGCCAGGGCGGCTGCGCTGCGTCACCTTCAGCGCCCTCGACCTCGACCTGGTGCGGGGGGAGCCCGCCCTGCGGCGCCAGTGGCTCGATCGGGTGGTACTTCAGCTTGAGCCCGTCTACGGCGACCTGCTCAGCCGTTACGGCCGCCTGCTGCGGCAGCGCAGCCAGCTGTTGCGCCGCGGCGGCCCCGTAAGCCAGCGGGAGGACCTGCTGGATGCCTTCGATCTGCAGATGGCGGCGATCGGCACTCGGCTGCACCGGCGGCGCTGGCGGGCCCTGCGGCGGCTCGAACCCCTGGCGGCGGCCTGGCAGGAGCGCCTCAGCGGCGGCCGGGACCAGCTGCGGCTCGCGTACCGAAGCGGCACGGTGCTGGAGGGGGAGGACGCCGAGGCACCCTGGCGGGAGGCGATGGTGGCCCAGCTGCTGCTGCAGCGCAGCGAAGAGCTGCGGCTGGGCCAATGCCTGGTGGGTCCGCAGCGGGATGAAATCGCCCTGCTGCTGGGGGAGCAACCGGCGCGGCGCTACGGCTCAGCCGGCCAGCAACGCACCCTGGTGCTGGCCCTGAAACTGGCGGAACTGGCCCTGGTGGAAGAGGTGGTGGGCGCCCCCCCCCTGCTGCTGCTCGACGATGTGCTGGCCGAGCTCGATCCGCAGCGCCAGCGCCTGCTGCTGGAGGCGGTGGGGGAGGGCCACCAGTGCCTCGTCAGCGCCACCCATGTCGACGGCTTTGGCGAGGGCTGGCGGCAGGCCGCCCAGCTGGTGCGCCTGCGCGGCGGCAGCCTCGGGCCTGAACCGAAGGCGTTGACGGCGGACAAGCGGGACGCGGACTCGCTGGGGGCGGAATCCAGGCCCTGA
- the gshA gene encoding glutamate--cysteine ligase: protein MSRPLLPKGFEVELFTGRADGTVVGCSAEVARRFPDFVTEPDRRNLEYTTPPEASYQRQLELLLEPRQRLRPWLTERQLTLLPGSTLSLGDSRHFERSDPDNPYHGYIESTYGTLVVTASVHINLGLSDMPALFAGLRLLRCEAALLLALSASSPFLDGAVMGAHSQRWLQFPLTPAQVPLFRDHAHYVEWMAEQLAAGSMQNVRHLWTSVRPNGDARPHQLNRIEIRICDLITDPLLLLAVTAFAELRLHQLLADPAAHDPLRASPLDAQALAQLADANDQSAARSSLLAPLTHWRTGRTIMAADWIRESLETMAPLANDLGLTSVLAPVQRVIDQGNQAMRWVERQRSGSTIAEIIASEAQVMEQQEVRGAEPNETDSTPPLG, encoded by the coding sequence ATGAGCCGCCCTCTGCTGCCGAAGGGATTTGAAGTGGAACTGTTCACCGGCCGGGCCGACGGCACGGTGGTGGGCTGCTCCGCCGAAGTGGCTCGCCGGTTCCCCGATTTCGTGACCGAGCCGGATCGTCGCAACCTTGAGTACACCACCCCGCCGGAGGCCAGTTACCAGCGCCAGCTGGAGCTGTTGCTGGAACCGCGGCAACGGCTGCGGCCCTGGCTGACGGAGCGGCAGCTCACCCTGCTGCCGGGCAGCACCCTGAGCCTGGGGGACAGCCGTCATTTCGAGCGGTCGGATCCGGACAACCCCTATCACGGGTACATCGAGTCCACGTACGGCACCTTGGTGGTCACCGCCAGCGTGCACATCAACCTGGGCCTCAGCGACATGCCGGCCCTGTTCGCCGGGCTGCGGCTGCTGCGCTGTGAGGCAGCCCTGCTGCTGGCCCTGAGCGCCAGCTCCCCGTTTCTCGATGGCGCGGTGATGGGCGCCCACTCGCAACGCTGGCTGCAATTCCCGCTCACTCCTGCGCAGGTGCCGCTGTTTCGCGATCACGCCCACTATGTGGAGTGGATGGCGGAGCAGCTGGCAGCTGGATCGATGCAGAACGTGCGCCACCTCTGGACCTCGGTGCGGCCCAACGGGGACGCCAGGCCCCACCAGCTCAACCGGATCGAGATCCGCATCTGCGATCTGATCACCGATCCGCTGCTGCTGCTGGCGGTGACCGCCTTCGCCGAACTGCGCCTGCACCAGCTGCTGGCAGACCCGGCAGCCCACGATCCCCTGCGGGCCAGCCCTCTGGACGCCCAGGCCCTGGCCCAGCTGGCCGATGCCAATGATCAGTCCGCAGCCCGCTCCAGCCTGCTGGCCCCCCTGACCCACTGGCGCACGGGCCGCACGATCATGGCGGCCGACTGGATCCGCGAGAGCCTGGAGACGATGGCCCCGTTGGCGAACGACCTCGGGCTCACCAGCGTGCTGGCCCCGGTGCAGCGGGTGATCGACCAGGGCAATCAGGCGATGCGCTGGGTGGAGCGGCAGCGATCGGGCAGCACCATCGCAGAGATCATCGCCAGCGAGGCCCAGGTGATGGAACAGCAGGAGGTCCGGGGCGCGGAGCCCAACGAGACAGACAGCACCCCCCCTTTGGGATGA